The DNA region GCACACACACAAACTATCTTTGTCCTTTTTATGTTCGCTATTATGATCTCTTTTGCAGACATGAAAATACAAGTAATGACGATTTGGAATATGATATAGAAGCTCTAAAGCCATGTACAACATTATACGAAACAGCAAAATGTTTGTTACAGCAAGTAATTTGAAACGCTCTACTATTTGCTGGGCATAACTCTTAGTGTAAATTTGTATCACTTATACTTTTCATGCGCAACGTGAAAATATACGCATGTATCATTGTTTATTAATCGGACTCAGTATTAATAAGCATTGTGCAATGAGCACTAAGCAATAAGCTTGcgatgaaaaaattctttacacGAACAGACAATATAGGAAACTAGACagagaataaattttacaaagctaagaaatgaaaatgtctttctttcaaatatgtcgatacaaatatattaatatgaagAAATGTCTAGCCGTATTATCGCTAGAACtgtaattttgaaaatcattatCTGTTCTATAGTCCGCTGTAACATGTATCGTTATGTGCAAAAATTGAATTGATAacacaaagaaatataacaaGGCCtgattgaatatattaatatcacacatgtatacagaattttatgaatatgaaaaattcctttaccatttatttaattccatGTAATAATAAGATCGTTGATATATCGTGTATCAAAGAATtgaagtaatatattttcctatttaatttaataacatataataagaTAACAAATAATGTGTCTTTCCTATGTTTCAGTTAGAACATAGTCTGCTACTAAACGTAGAATTGCTCTAGTAAAAGAATCGTGGATTATAGAATTGTTTGAAGTAATACATACTTTGATATGTAAACATCATCAGTTATCGTTTAAGAAAGTTGTTGCTACAACatcgttttgaaaaatattaataacttcGTTTAAGAGCGATTCATTATCTTCGACGTTCATCTAATAAATGAACTATAATCAGTCACCAAACGAAACGACAAGAttgtaatatcataaattGACATACCGTTTTAAAAAGCATCaacctttcttctttaaaatcgtttcttccttGAAAGCGTCGTAGTTGTTCTTTGGTGGTACAGTACAATTCATAGAGAAGTAAGCCTCaaattttgaaaaacattatataaatttatctctcCTGTTCAATTTCTAAAGGTATTATTTAATGCTATACTTCACTACCTCTTTTTCTACATTGTCCACAGCccaagatatttaaaattgataacaaGTCTGTGCAGAAGGAAGATTTAATAGCTAGTTCAGCATCTGTTAAATctagattaatataaatatgttgaaCCTCTTCATATTGAAGAATACCAaagttatattacattatacgGTTTGATTCTTTAGGaaacatatgcatataattGTATTTAGAATATCACTATACCTTCCCATAACAGATCTTCAGTTTTAccgaaataagaaataatactaTACTTTATATCTGCCATTAGATAATTGGATGGTGGAATTAAGATCGAAAGTTCTTtctgtaaaaattttaatatttctcgcGGATGTTTcgctatattttcttttagtatAGATGATAAACCAGAACGTATCGAATGAATCTAGGAATAGATAAACGAACATTATCGCATACAATTTCTAAAgcataaaaagataattcttatataatgCAAATTGATATACTACGTTagttaaaagaataaacaaactTGTCTTGATTTAATAATAGTTCGGCATCTGTTACACATCCAAGCGGATTCGTTGTTAAGAGGATCACAAGGTAATAAAATACCAGAACAATAGTCGCCTGCACAGTATAGTGCATTTAGTAATGATCCATGTTCCTGAAGGTATAAAGACaatagtttaatattttttatatacatggaTATATATTACGCGACGATATTCCAAAAATATACTTACCGTAGGATCGCTACATCTACTACATCtacaaaagaaattctttgtaATGTTTAAAACTTGTCTTCTTAAAATGGTATCCCAAAAGAGATCAATATAAGTCATTGTAATTTCTTCCCCTGCGGAAATCGGACGGACAGCTATAACATAAAGCTGTTGCTGCGAATCGTAATGGTGCCTTGTGTTAGGTACGCAAGCATGATTTAGCAACGCTCCCATAGGATAAAGGCCGCGCAAACTCGTATAATGATCTTTATCTTGTACGACAATCGTTTCGAatgaatttgtattaaaaattccaCTGACCATCATCATGAAATCAATTTCTTTGACTTTTGGAGCATTTTTTACGTTACTCCGAAGTAACGTGACcttaaaaaagatacaatttctttttacatttcttagaaagagaaaaaagtagcgAATGCGTACAAAATAAGTACATATCTTTCTACAGTGATTTCCactattattcctttttattttgcttttacCGAAACTACAAAAAGTCACTTTTggatgattttaatttaatttcagatTAAATGATACGACTTGACTTTCTTGacaatatacaaatacatttgCTATATTTATATGCGTACCTCACAATCATTATTCAAGTTTTGATGACATTGGAATATAGCCAAGACATCGCGTTGCTCATCGTCAAGCGAAATTGCTCTTACTGCCAAAAGTGCACGTAATAAATCCATAGACCAAGTCGTACCGCAAGTTGGCTCtaattttctcaaatattCACACTCGTGATCCATATGTTTCTTTGAATCCTCGCATATTTGAGAACATATAGGAAGACCGCATCCACGATcgcaaggaaaaagaggacaTTCGTTTTTGTAACAAGATACGCATAATGGCAAATACTTTTCGGAGTTTCGTGGTGATAGTAAAAGAGCATTGTCCACAAATATTAACTCTCCTGCCTCTATATCACGAGTTGCAAATAGTCCACGGCCTTCGAAAGATGAATAACCGACGGTCCAGCAAACCTGTGAATCGTCGGACAATAATTCATgtctttttaaatgatttttcaagACGATTTCTGCTTTCTTTGGTTCCACAACACTCATGATACGAACTCTGAGAAAGActaaagaaaatggaagaacgATTCGAGTCACGGTTCTTATTCCAAGGTATAAACTTCTCGTCTGTGCATGATATCTTTGTGcactatatatattctataacaTTGCGttcttacataatatatttgtttgtatatatcttaaatgtcgtatatgtacatgaactatttcatctttttcagGGTCGCAACAATAAACAATCTATATTAAAGAATCGTGTTTAGGGTGATACAATGGTTGTCATCATTGAATCACACACGCGAGAAAACTTATTGGAAAATATACGTAGATTTTAATATGAGACCGAGTTATgctattttaaaatataagctccag from Vespula pensylvanica isolate Volc-1 chromosome 12, ASM1446617v1, whole genome shotgun sequence includes:
- the LOC122633446 gene encoding SET domain-containing protein SmydA-8-like, which translates into the protein MSVVEPKKAEIVLKNHLKRHELLSDDSQVCWTVGYSSFEGRGLFATRDIEAGELIFVDNALLLSPRNSEKYLPLCVSCYKNECPLFPCDRGCGLPICSQICEDSKKHMDHECEYLRKLEPTCGTTWSMDLLRALLAVRAISLDDEQRDVLAIFQCHQNLNNDCEVTLLRSNVKNAPKVKEIDFMMMVSGIFNTNSFETIVVQDKDHYTSLRGLYPMGALLNHACVPNTRHHYDSQQQLYVIAVRPISAGEEITMTYIDLFWDTILRRQVLNITKNFFCRCSRCSDPTEHGSLLNALYCAGDYCSGILLPCDPLNNESAWMCNRCRTIIKSRQIHSIRSGLSSILKENIAKHPREILKFLQKELSILIPPSNYLMADIKYSIISYFGKTEDLLWEDLTDAELAIKSSFCTDLLSILNILGCGQCRKRGLLLYELYCTTKEQLRRFQGRNDFKEERLMLFKTMNVEDNESLLNEVINIFQNDVVATTFLNDN